The sequence below is a genomic window from Saccopteryx leptura isolate mSacLep1 chromosome 3, mSacLep1_pri_phased_curated, whole genome shotgun sequence.
GAGGCCCTCTGTGGCCCGGACTGTGGCCGCCCCGTTCCAGCCCCCCTGTTCCCAGCTGGCCCACGAGGCCCTCTGTGGCCCGGACTGTGGCCGCCCCGTTCCAGCCCCCCTGTTCCCGGCTGGCCCACGAGGCCCTCTGTGGCCCGGACTGTGGCTGCCCCGTTCCAGCCCCCCTGTTCTCACCCTGGCCCACGAGGCCCTCTGTGGCCCGGACTGTGGCTGCCCCGTTCCGGCCCCCCTGTTCTCACCCTGGCCCACGAGGCCCTCTGTGGCCCGGACTGTGGCCGCCCCGTTCCAGCCCCCCTGTTCCCGGCTGGCCCACGAGGCCCTCTGTGGCCCGGACTGTGGCTGCCCCGTTCCAGCCCCCCTGTTCCCGGCTGGCCCTGACCTGCCTCCCGCATCAGGTGTCTGTCCTGGAGCGGGATGAGCTCGCTCCTTCCTTAGGGACCTCCTGTTCTGTTCGCCCCGGTTTGACCTTTCTTTCCTGTGTGTTCCCTTGGCTGAAATCTCCCTGATACTCAGTTCTCATCTCCAACTTAACTGCTCCTTCCCTGGCCAGTTACCAAAAGCTGGTCCCCCGCCCCCGTCAACATCAGGCTACTTGACTGTTTTTTCCTTCACAGCCACAGCAGCTATCACTAACTGAAATTATCCCCGTGCGTAACACAGAATCACCCAATATGTTGTTCTGAGGACGAAATGGGTTAACACACACAAAGGGTTTAGAAGGGCTATCTGGCATAGATTAGGCACACAGTAAGTGTTAGATACTTAAAACACTTTCTTGTTTGGAGTATGAAGCATTCtccttctcttatacacacacacacacacacacacacacacacacacacacacaatcccatTGGAACTTTCAAAATAACTCTTAAGGTAACACAGGCCCAGAAAGTTTGAGTGACTTCCTCAAGGTCATATAGTTAGTAACTAACAAAAGCACATTAGAATTAGAGTAGCTTGCCCGAAGCCTCGTAACGAGGGAGGTAGGATTTGAATtgggtatttatttgtttaaacgcTTATTTCTATCTCCGTTCATCAGACTGGGAGCCCTCTCTCTACCTCATTCTCCCCTTGAATGCTGGTGCCTAGTACAGGGTGACATAGCCCTCAAATATTTAATGAAGGAACAATTCCTGTCACCAAAGGAGTTTGAAAGACCAGGTCCCCCTCCACTGGATCTCTCAATCATGCTGGGAAAATGCTGAGAAATTCCTGCTCTTTGAATTTCTCCCTTGACtagattctgtttcttttttaagattataatGTCCTTTTTCTAACAGGTTTCTTTTGCAATCATTCAAGCCTCAATTCCAAGCCCTGCTCTTTCAGTGTTTAGTCTGGACAGCACATTACAAATGACTTCTGCAGGGAGCAAAGATTATCACGAATTGATACAATTAGGGTTACTCATACTCTTAGTGGATACCCCACTCCACCTCCTGTCATAAACATAATAGAAAACTCCTTGTCTTGTGTCTGATAGTGACAGTTGGGGCTCAGGTTACATTTTCCCCCTTGTCTCCAAACTTCCTATACACCCTAGCAATGGAGAGGAAAGTGTGTTTCACCTTCTCAGTCCAAGGAAAATGTGGCTTTGGCCATGAGCTACAGCAGGTGTCTGTTGGGCCCAGGCTtttaataacatcttttttttttttttttttttttttaatcaagggaACAGTGGGAGCAGAATTTCTAGCAGAGTCACTAGACAGTCTTTACTTAGGTTTCCATGGGAACCTATGGAAATTTTAGAGCAATTTCACTGAAGAACATTGGAAAGAAATTGAGGGGCAAAATGTTAATACAGTCACACTGTTCTAGCACACACCGTTTCGAGAAGCATGGGCGGTGAATGAGTCACTTCCCTCTCAAGGCCCACAGCCGGTACAGTTGTGTGTGACTTCCTTGGGGCCATGTGGGACTTAGGCCCTGCATTCAGAATACCAGAGAAGTCAAGTTTGAATCCTTACTCACCttgatgtgcttttttttttaaaaaattttatttatttattcattttagagaggagagggagggagagacagagagagagagagagagacagagaggagagacagagagagagaaatgggggaggagctagaagcatcaactcccatatgtgccttgaccaggcaagcccagggtttcgaaccggcaacctcagcatttccaggtcgacgctttatccactgcgccaccacaggccaggccaggccctcaCCTTGATGTGCTTTTGTTAGTTACTAACTATATGACCTTGAGGAAGTCACTCAAACTTTCTGGGCCTGTGTTACCTTAAGAGTTATTTTGAAAGTTCCAatgggattgtgtgtgtgtgtgtatgtgtgtgtgtataagagaaggaGAATGCTTCATACTCCAAACGAGAAAGTGTTTTAAGTATCTAACACTTACTGTGTGCCTAATCTATGCCAGATAGCCCTTCTAAACCCTTTGTGTGTGTTAACCCATTTCGTCCTCAGAACAACATATTGGGTGATTCTGTGTTACGCGCGGGGAAAACAAGGCACCGAGAATTAGAGTAGCTTGCCCGAAGCCTCGTAACGAGGGAGGTAGGATTTGAATTGGGTAATCCCACTCCAGGGCCAGCTGCTGTCACTCCTTTTACCAGTTCCCAGTCCTCCTTCCCCCCAACATTCCCTAATCAAATCGCTGTCACTGGAGAGGTGTTCTCTCCAGCGGGACCGGGTGGGGTGTCTAGCTTCCCCATGGCCAGGACGAAGTGTCCTTTAAACCTACTCACCTTCAGTAATATACCTTGTAGTTACTGCAAAGAATGTATCAGTGAACTTCAAACTGCGAACTTAAGATTCATTGGAGAGTTTGTtgaaaacaaaccccaaaacagcCGATGCTCAGACCGCTCCCTGAGAGACAATGATTCAGGAAGCACCAGTCGGGCTTCGGCTGCAGGTAACAGAGGTCACTCTGGATACTTGTAGCTGGAGAGGCTTTGGTTCAAAGTCACACAGAAGGGAAGCAGACATTTGGAGAGGGGTCATTAGGTGTAGCAGCCAGAGCTGCCTGGCCTCTCTCCCTTGGTGTCTATCAGCACCGTCACTGGCTCAGAGCACATCCTGTAGGATAGAACCCCAATGTCACCAGGTAGCGTCTGCCAGCTGGGGCCATGCCTCTGCCTTCAGTGAGCCATTTATTGTACCATCAGAAGATCAGCTGCCCTGGGTCATGGGGACATGGTAAGACCAGAGAGAATCCTGGGGCCCCACCAACACATAGACTCACGTTTTGCTGTAAATGGATCCCTGATCAGAAGCAATGTGGCTTTGGGTATGTTACTTTAACTCACTGTATTTAGTTTATAAGAGTCTTTAATGCCAAATTCCAGAGACTGTGACATTCCGTTTCAAAGTTGCCTATAATCTGTCAGTGGCTATATTTTGGATAAACACTTCAGTGAATAATCATTCTGCTTGTTCCTGGTGCTTTTGAATGTTGGGTGAACTTCTGTATGACTGGGATTTTTATTTCGAAACTTGGAATCCAAGATACACATCTTAAATATCTAAAGCAttagatattttaaagtaaacagagTTACAAAAAGTATTGCGGAACTTGATTCAGTAATTACCTCATTACAGGAAAGAGTTATTCTGGTCAGTTCTGAGCAATCAATCCTTACAGGAATTAAATCAGAATAAAAGTATACTTATATTTGGATTCTTCACCAAGCACCAAAGGAGAAGCCAGGAGTTGTTTTACATGAATACCTCAGGGTTAAAAAGAtagtgcttatttaaaaaaaaaattttattgattgattttagagagagagagaaacattgatttttgttccacttatttatgcattcattagtgcCCTGACCACAGTCGAGAtgcttatttttttagattttattttaaagaggttcCTTCTGCATTCCCATTTTCTTAGCTCTGTCACTTAAATGACTTTGTTAGCTATTGAACTTCTAGCCTTCTTGGCAACTTATAAAAATGACCAAATGAACTTGATTAAATCTCTGTGGAGGGCAGTCCAGATATTTAACTCTAAAAATGACTTACTTATGAACATACCCTTTCACCTATTAGTTTCCCATCGAGGACTTGATCTTATAAACACACTGCGATATGGAAGATAGTGGACAGACAGGGTTAGTGAGTGTTGCATTGTGGATAACAACAAGAGATTGAAAACCGCCTAGGGCCGCTCGCCCATGGGAACTGATGAAATGATTGTGATGCAACTGGAGAAGAAAATATGGAGCGATGAAGATAAATGACGAAGGTTGTATTAAGCTGAGTGGTGGCGTTTTTATTCTCACTTATGttacattcttttgcatgtattaaataaacatttagtaAAGTTAAGTTTAAAAAGCAAGTGAAAGAGTGGAAATGAAAAGACACacgggaggaaggagagagtaaagggataaatggtgatgggaggagacttggggtggtgaacacaatacaatgtactgaatgataggccctggccggttggctcagcggtagagcgtcggcctagcgtacggaggacccgggttcgattcccggccagggcacacaggagaagcgcccatttgcttctccacccctccgccacgctttcctctctgtctctctcttcccctcccacagccaaggctccattggagcaaagatggcccgggcgctggggatggctctgtggcctctgcctcaggcgctggagtggctctggtctcaacatggcgacgcccaggatgggcagagcatcgccccctggtgggcgtgccgggtggatcccggtcgggcgcatgcgggagtctgtctgactgtctctccccgtttccagcttcagaaaaatgaaaaaaaaaacaaaacaaaaaaaacaaaaaacaatgtacTGAATGAtatattatggaattgtacacctgaagcctatataattttattaaccagtgtcacctcaagaagttcaattaaaaaaaaagaataaagctactgtaacaacacatacacacactgtaAATGCGCTTGTTTGTACTTGTACAGAATATCTAAAATTATATCCACAATCCCAAAGAAACTGGTAACTGGTTACATCTGGAGACAACTGGGTGGCTGGGGTcagtggagggagggaagcatcATTGAATACGCTTGTGTTTTTAAGAGTTGTGGGCCCTATAGatatactatttattaaaaatagaattgagatccagctcagttggttagagtgtcatcccgacaCGCtggggttgtgggttcgatccccgatcAGGACACGCACAAGAGACAACGCATGGTGGTGTGAATAAGTCAAACAAGTtgatatctctctgtctctctgctaagaataaatttttaaaaatagaattgaaataatgaataaatcaCATCTTCCCTCAGGCATTTACCTgcacaactttattttttaacatgtacAGCTTCAGAGGCTGTCTGTAGTTCAAGTCGCAGTGACCCACAGCGGGAAAACCCAGGGTGGGTGATGCACACTGACAGAACTTGAAGGTGCCGTTCAGGCGGCAGGTGACAGAGAGACCAAGGAATGAGGAACATGCCCCAACTTGTTTTCCTACCATCCTGCTAGTAGTAGCCTTTCCTTCAGCAGTTCTGACCCTTGACTCGGCTGCTTTGAGGAAGGCCAAGCGCTCTGAACAGCTAGGGGTGCTGGGAAGGGGTTGTTTCTGAGCTGTGTGTGGCCGTGAGCTGCAGTTGGGGAGCAGCGGGACGCCCCTGAGCTCAAGCACAGAGAGAAAACCTTTGTAGatatctcttgatttcttttgagAATCTGAAAATAACAACTTGTGGGAACCCATAGTGATAGCTAGTGTTTATTGGGCACCCATTTTGTACCAGGCACAGCTCCAAGCTAGTTGTGTATAACAATCCTCAAAACAGCCCCGAGCATCTTGTCCAAAGGAGTGCGATGaacacctagagcaggggtccccaaactttttacacagggggccagttcactgtccctcagaccattggagggccggactataaaaaaaaaaactatgaacaaatccctatgcacactgcacatatcttattttaaagtaaaaaaacaaaatgggaacaaataaaacatttaaaataaagaacaagtaaatttaaatcaacaaactgaccagtatttcaatgggaactatgctcctctcactgaccaccaatgaaagaggtgccccttccggaagtgcggtgggggctggataaatggcctcagggggccgcatgtggcccgcgggccgtagtttggggacccctgacctagaggaatgggatttgaacctgggtctgacTCCAGGGCCTACCTCATAGAACGACCATCCGGGCTCACTGGAATAAGTCCAGCGGCAAATCAGGGCAGTGCCTCACGCTGGTCTCGAGATTGGGGAACTGTGGAGTATAGAAGCGAGCACCTAGGACAGTGGAGGGGTGGCCTGTCTGCATGCGGTGTCTTCAACACTGCAGAGCCTCGAACCACACCAGGTGAGATTTAGGGCTTTGTCTTGTAGGAAAAGGGGGCTTTGGAAGTAAGTTCTTCAACGGGAGGGATGGGGAAAAGGAGTATGTTATTTTGCAGAGCGTCCTTGGACTGTGGTTGGGGttgacaggagagagaggagccCAGAAGGAGTGGGCTTCCACGGGAAAACGGGTGGAGGTCAGGACTAGGGAGGCCTCTGGA
It includes:
- the LOC136398585 gene encoding uncharacterized protein, whose protein sequence is MALTILKINPPVLTLAHEALCGPDCVCPVPAPLFSPWPTRPSVARTVAAPFQPPCSHPGPRGPLWPGLWPPRSSPPVPGWPTRPSVARTVAAPFQPPCSQLAHEALCGPDCGRPVPAPLFPAGPRGPLWPGLWLPRSSPPVLTLAHEALCGPDCGCPVPAPLFSPWPTRPSVARTVAAPFQPPCSRLAHEALCGPDCGCPVPAPLFPAGPDLPPASGVCPGAG